The Manihot esculenta cultivar AM560-2 chromosome 8, M.esculenta_v8, whole genome shotgun sequence genomic interval TGAATTCCGAAGGCGAACCAAAGGGAGAAGTTAAAACAGTAAAAACGGGCGCGCCATTAGCAAAAATTACCACCATCAGCGTCAATATTACAACGCTCGCTCTGCTTTGTTTTCCTCTGTTTCGCCTTCCAGGTTTACATGTGTACCTCGTCCACCGATCCCTTCTCTGCAATTCAAAAATGTCCCTTTAATACAATTTCACCTTATCAACTGATTCCCAATTTTCGATCTCTTTAATTGGTCATGGAAATGGCCTCCAGTCGGCGAACCGTAGAGGAGATCTTCGATGATTTCAGTGCTAGAAGAGCTGGTGTTGTTCGTGCTTTAACTAATGGTGAGGTTTTCATCTCTCTCTgtgtttgatttttcttttttctctttaataAATTTTGACTGTCGCCTGATTCGTGTTCTCTCAGATGTGGATCAATTCTATGTACTCTGTGATCCAGGTAATGTTAGATGGTATACTTTTAGATCAGAATTCTTCCTTATTTAATTTGTTGTTTGGCTTCGTTAATTTGTTCTTTTGAGTCAATTTGAGCATCTGTTTGATTCATGAGAAACTGTGAGGAAAAGGGTAAGAAAATACTTTGAACTTCCCCCCTAGGTTACTTGCTATTGTGTTGTGTTAAGTTAAATTAGATGTCACTAGACTTGTTTTAGGATAGGAATGATGGCCGAAATTCAGTTTCCAATTTTTTTGTTGATTTATGTACAAtttaaattagaattaaattctaatttaactattttaatctttaaattaaaagaaattctaCAGTGAAGACGAAGTATTTAGAATAGGTAGAGAATGTTATTTGGCTACTTGGTACCTTGTGAAGTGAAAAATTAAAGCTTTCTAGTTTTTCTGGTTTTCTCTTCTAGTTATTGAGACATAAAAAGGAACCTGTTTCATGTTTTAGCTTCTTTTGCATACTTCtattaagtttagtttgatttttgcACTGGATTAGAAAAGGAGAATTTGTGTCTGTATGGGCATCCAAATGAAACCTGGGAAGTAAACTTGCCAGCTGAGGAAGTTCCACCTGAGCTTCCTGAACCAGCCCTTGGaatcaattttgcaagagatggGATGGACAGAAAAGACTGGCTTTCGCTGGTTGCCGTGCATAGTGATTCATGGTTGATTTCTGTGGCATTCTATTTTGGAGCTCGTCTTAATCGGAATGAGAGGTACTTTACACCACATTTTTAGTCAGAATGAATACTTGATGCGTTGATTTTCATTTTTCCTTCCACAACTCATTTGCTGAATCATTATGGCCCCATTTTGGCAATTAGTTTCAGATTCAACAAAGCAATTAAGAAAAAGCACTATTTTAGATGCTATTGAAAAGCAATTTGGAAAAGCTTttagtattattattgttattttagtGTTTTATGGATAAGACATATCAATTCTAGTTTTTAGTACTCTCAAAtgaatatatttaagaaaatgttctctttttttttttttttttttttttaaaaaaaagaaaactatgATTCTAACAATAATGCTAACCAGATCCTATGCTTATTGAATATTACCTCTATAAGTGCATTCAACTTGTTGTATGGATGGTTAATATGGAGGCTGTTTATCATAAAGCATGGGGTATATATTGGTAGTTAATAGATGAAGTATACAATGCCTGCTTCTGTTTTTCAGATAACATTAACTACTTTATTGTGGTTTTGCTATGATTCAACTTGTTATATAGACAATTAGTATGGAGGATTATTTATCATAAAGCAGTATATGACTGGAGAAAAATGGaacttttgtttttgttttctagGCAGCATTGAATACTCTCTTGTGGTTTTGCTATATCTGTTATTAACAGCTATAGTATAAATCTTACAAAATGGAAAGCAAGACAAAATTTGGCCAACAGGTCATGTGTTTTGCTGTCCATATTAGAAGAAATTTTGGGTCTTTAGTGTAAAATTTCTTTTCTTGCTGGACCAACTTTAGTTTCCATCATAGTTGTTTATCTTCTCTTAAATGTTCTTAACCATCTTCTCATGGTAGTCATTTCTCCTACTTAAATAAGTCTTATGTAATGTTAAGGTTACTCTACTGTGACTTGGAAGTCACTGGTCTAAAGTCTAAACCCATGGAAATAACTTCCATGCAATGTAGGGGGAAAATTGCACACATCTAACCCTTATGTAACCCTTTGTAGAGCCTGTAATGTTAAAAGTTCGTTAGGACACTCTTTTTGCAGTTAGTCCTTTAACTGTAAGCGAATAAAATTTTGACAAAACTACACAAAATTGACCTTAATGAAAAGTTTTGGGATAGTCAGGTTCATGGAGCATTACACTACCTTGAGCCGGTTAGCTGGATGTTTGAATTGTAACCTTCTGCAAATGATGTAAATGAACTGTTATTGCCTATCTATTTTTGCATCAAATAATGTTTGATGGACGAAAATTTAATTACTtgaatattgaaatattttctaattGCATTTTATTCTATTGgtaattatgtttttattttatacgtGGGTTTTCTTCAGAAAAAAAATTGgagtaattaaattttgattgaCAGGAAACGGCTATTTAGCATGATCAATGATCTGCCCACTGTCTTTGAAGTTGTAACAGAAAGGAAGCCTGTAAAAGAAAAGCCCAGTGCAGATAGTGGAAACAAATCACGAGGCAGTGTAAAGGTTTGATTAGCCATAACTTAATTCCGAATTACTCACTTGTATTAGAATCATCCCTGATCAAGAGCCTTTTATATGTCATTTCTGTATGTTTCTGCTAGATATGaccatcatgaaaatatggataAGTATTTTAATGCCACAATATTATTGAATGAGCATGCAACTGAGTTAGGTGTGTATTCATGTAGTGCCATCATAGTAAGGAAAACATCTGTTTATTTGGGTGCCATTAGCAcgattaatttcataaaataatattctTGCATGAaatggatttttctttttttttttttggttgttGTCTTTGACTTTCATGGTTTACTGTTCTGTTAACTAAAGCAGATgcttaaaaaaacaaataacaTGTTGCTTAGTTACTGACTGGATCCCTTCCCTTTGTAGAGGTCAAGCGATGGTCAAGTGGTGAAGAGCAATCCTCAGCTTACAGAAGAGGTTTATGAGGCTGATGAAGATGAACATAATGAAACCCTATGCGGGAGTTGTGGTGGAAGTTATAGTGCAGATGAATTCTGGATTGGCTGTGACATCTGTGAGAAGTGGTTCCATGGAAAGTGCGTGAAGATAACACCTGCTAAGGCTGAAAGTATCAAGCAATACAAGTGCCCATCTTGCAGCCTTAAGAGGAACAGACAGTAATGTTCCAGCTGCAAACAGAAGTAGGCATTAGTATTATTACCTTATATATGTTGTAAAATACTTTGTTCATTACAAATGCCTCCATATGTTTAAAGTATGCCTTGTTCCCCACTAATCCTGAGCTTAACTGGCAGTTTATGTAATCTAATCTTTAAATTTATGATGACTGATTTGATACCATTCACCCTTTTTTCTATGTTGATTCATTTAGCTAGAAAATTGCATGATTAGCATAACCTTGTTACCTGGGCCGCAACTAAATATGAATGACCAAGTAGCGATGCTTGGTTTTGTTATATTATCACAAAAGAGTTCATAATGACAAAGAATGAACATACCACAGAGATAACCAGCCATTAAATTAATGAGTTAAATAGCCGATTACTTGATATTTTGTTGGTGTTGGTCTGGATAATTTGTTTGAATTAACTTGATATTGTAAAAGCAAAATGCATTTGAAGAGTCTTGACTCTTGGGCGCCAAAGTGAATTGGTGCTATGGTCAGTCGGTCACAATTTCCAGGATACAATCCAATCTTAAAAACATATCCCGGCCCAAGAAACCtaggatttttattttattacaattttaaaaaCTGGTTCTTTATTACAGTTCTGGTGATGATTTTGTATTCCATATGTCGATAAACATAGCTCAATGCATGCGAGAAGATTGAACACGAACAGTTATGAATGAACTGTAGAATTTCTGGAAGCATTTAAGC includes:
- the LOC110621688 gene encoding PHD finger protein ALFIN-LIKE 1 is translated as MEMASSRRTVEEIFDDFSARRAGVVRALTNDVDQFYVLCDPEKENLCLYGHPNETWEVNLPAEEVPPELPEPALGINFARDGMDRKDWLSLVAVHSDSWLISVAFYFGARLNRNERKRLFSMINDLPTVFEVVTERKPVKEKPSADSGNKSRGSVKRSSDGQVVKSNPQLTEEVYEADEDEHNETLCGSCGGSYSADEFWIGCDICEKWFHGKCVKITPAKAESIKQYKCPSCSLKRNRQ